The DNA window GCGACCGCCGCCGCTTCTGGGACCGGGTGCTGCAGGGCGCCGTCGCCGAGCGCATCCTCGCCGGCCAGTTCGCGGAGGCCGAAGCCGTCATTGCACGCGAGCTGGCCCCGGACGCACTGGAATCCGATATGGGCGAGGTCTATCTGGTCGGCGCCGGACCTGGCGACCCGGATCTCATGACCTTTCGCGCGCTGCGCCTGATGCAACAGGCGGACGTGGTGGTCTATGACCGTCTCGTCGCCTCGCCCATCCTCGAAATGACACGTCGCGACGCCCGCCGCATCTATGTCGGCAAGGAGCGCAACCATCACGCCATGCGTCAGGAGGAAATCAACCGGCTGCTCGCCGATCTCGCCAAGGACGGGCATCGGGTGCTGCGGCTCAAGGGCGGCGACCCCTTCATCTTCGGGCGCGGCGGCGAGGAGATCGACACCCTAGCCGCCGAGGGCGTGCCCTTCCAGGTCATCCCCGGCATCACCGCCGCCTCCGGCTGCGCCGCTTATGCCGGCATCCCGCTGACCCATCGCGATTATGCCCAGTCCGTCACCTTCGTCACCGGCCATCTCAAGGACGGCACCATCAACCTCAACTGGCCCGCGCTCGCCCAACCGAACCAGACGGTCGTCTTTTACATGGGCCTGGTCGGCCTGCCGGTCATCGTCGAGCGACTGATCGCCCATGGCGTCTCGCCCGAGATGCCCATCGCATTGATCCAGCAGGGCACGACCCATCTGCAACGGGTCTACTCCAGCACTCTGGCGACCATCCTGGACGTCGTCACGAGCGACCCGCCGCAACCACCGACGCTCGTCATCGTCGGCGAAGTCGTCACGCTGCGCGAAAAGCTGAACTGGTTCCGCCCGCCCGACGTGCCCGTCGAGGGGGCGACCACGCCGATTGTTTAGGCTGCGGGTGAATTCGGCTGTTTTCACGCAGGATCCACCTTGCGGCTTCGTTGGGTATCCTTCTTTTTGCCTTTCGCCTCCAGCGCATGTGACATGGAATTGACGACAATGCATCCATCGACGACACCGACGCCAAACTCTGGCGCCGCGCACTGGCTTCTGCTCGGCCTGCTCCTGAATCCAGCCTGGTCCCAGGCGAGCGAGGAGATTGAACCAGCGAAGCCGAACAGCCCCAAGGAAACGGCCACGGATTTGAGGCAAGACGCGTCGGACAGGGTTCCGACACGGCCGAGTTCGCCTGATCGGCCAATCCCCAAACCAGCCCCCCAGCGCACGGAACTTAAGTCCAAAGTCGACCAGGCCGCGCGCCAGCATGGCCTGGATCGCGACCTGGCGCACGCGCTCATCCGCGCGGAAAGCGCCTACAACCCGCAGGCGGTTTCCTCGGCGGGCGCGATCGGTTTGATGCAGGTGATGCCGGAGACGGCGGCGGATTATGGCGTGCAAAATCCTGACGCCCTGTTCGAGACGGAGACCAACCTGAACACCGGCATGCGCCATTTCAAGCGTCTGCTCGACAAATACGGCAACATCGGCGCGGCGGTGATGGCCTATAACGCTGGCGAGGGCGCGCTGGAACGCAGCGGCGGTTTCGTCTCCTATGCCGAGACCCAGCGGTATACCCATCAGGTGTTGACGAGCTATCTCGGCAGCAAGGGCATCGACCCCTATTCCGCGCGGGCGCGCGAGGCGACCGGCATCGCCTTGACGCCCGCGATGGCGACCGCTGGCGGCGGCAAGGCTGGCGGGGGCGTCCGGCGCAACGAACCCGACACCGCTCGGCCAGTAACCGATCAGGTCTGGCAGTCGACAGTCAGGCGGCCCGAGTTCAGGCCCGAATTCAATCGAGTCGCGAGTTCGCGGTCGCGCGCCATACAGACCAGGGTGTCGTCGCGTTCGCCCTCCCCTCTCGCGCTGAAGGTTTCCAGCTTGCGGATGACACCACCTCGTTATGCAAATCAACTGTCCAGGGCAGTCGCCGCCAAGCGTCGTTAAGCGGTTCTGT is part of the Thiocystis violascens DSM 198 genome and encodes:
- the cysG gene encoding siroheme synthase CysG; amino-acid sequence: MELLPIFLDMKGKSCLIVGGGTTAARKASNLLRAGAAITVVAPRLCESLARKAETGECRHLGRPFEPTDIPGHTLIVAATDDRDVNRRIAELAGGSGIPVNVVDDPDACTFLLPSIVDRSPVTIAVSSGKTSPVLARMLRTRLEALIPAGYGRLADLAGRYRERVKTRFSEARDRRRFWDRVLQGAVAERILAGQFAEAEAVIARELAPDALESDMGEVYLVGAGPGDPDLMTFRALRLMQQADVVVYDRLVASPILEMTRRDARRIYVGKERNHHAMRQEEINRLLADLAKDGHRVLRLKGGDPFIFGRGGEEIDTLAAEGVPFQVIPGITAASGCAAYAGIPLTHRDYAQSVTFVTGHLKDGTINLNWPALAQPNQTVVFYMGLVGLPVIVERLIAHGVSPEMPIALIQQGTTHLQRVYSSTLATILDVVTSDPPQPPTLVIVGEVVTLREKLNWFRPPDVPVEGATTPIV
- a CDS encoding lytic transglycosylase domain-containing protein, with protein sequence MHPSTTPTPNSGAAHWLLLGLLLNPAWSQASEEIEPAKPNSPKETATDLRQDASDRVPTRPSSPDRPIPKPAPQRTELKSKVDQAARQHGLDRDLAHALIRAESAYNPQAVSSAGAIGLMQVMPETAADYGVQNPDALFETETNLNTGMRHFKRLLDKYGNIGAAVMAYNAGEGALERSGGFVSYAETQRYTHQVLTSYLGSKGIDPYSARAREATGIALTPAMATAGGGKAGGGVRRNEPDTARPVTDQVWQSTVRRPEFRPEFNRVASSRSRAIQTRVSSRSPSPLALKVSSLRMTPPRYANQLSRAVAAKRR